A single region of the Chryseobacterium sp. 6424 genome encodes:
- the rnc gene encoding ribonuclease III — protein MELKKYFPKFLTARKNNLSEKDYLLSIEISKITGCNVQNINLYREAFSLKTASKTPTHNYERLEFLGDSVLGAIISCHLFSTYPQANEGYLTQMKSKIVNRKNLNKLGEELRLTDFIQNDSSCTLSENISGNLFEALIGALYLDVDYETCKKVVLERLLTPSEINKLENKIVSYKSLLLEWSQKKKVQIRYDTYEEIQPGRNLVFRSVVWLDDQKVANATETSKKKAEEKAAQRAFYMLNKKQSIIENSKDPA, from the coding sequence ATGGAGTTAAAGAAATATTTTCCTAAATTCCTGACTGCCAGAAAAAATAACCTTTCGGAAAAAGATTACCTTTTAAGCATTGAAATCAGTAAAATTACGGGTTGTAATGTGCAGAACATCAATCTTTACCGCGAGGCATTTTCTTTGAAGACAGCCTCTAAAACTCCCACTCACAACTATGAACGGCTAGAGTTCCTTGGCGATTCGGTATTGGGAGCCATCATTTCTTGTCATCTTTTCTCTACGTATCCGCAAGCCAATGAAGGGTATCTTACCCAGATGAAATCGAAAATCGTTAACCGGAAAAACCTGAACAAACTAGGGGAAGAACTCAGACTGACCGATTTTATTCAGAATGATTCCTCTTGCACCCTCAGCGAAAACATCTCCGGTAATTTGTTTGAGGCATTAATCGGCGCACTCTATCTGGATGTAGATTACGAAACGTGCAAAAAAGTAGTGCTTGAGCGGCTTCTTACCCCTTCAGAAATCAATAAACTGGAGAATAAGATTGTAAGTTATAAAAGCCTGCTGTTGGAGTGGAGCCAGAAAAAGAAAGTACAGATCCGCTACGATACCTATGAAGAAATACAGCCGGGCAGAAACTTGGTTTTCCGCAGTGTTGTTTGGCTGGATGATCAAAAGGTGGCCAACGCTACCGAAACCTCTAAGAAAAAAGCAGAAGAAAAAGCAGCACAACGCGCCTTCTATATGCTGAACAAAAAACAAAGCATCATTGAAAACTCAAAAGATCCTGCTTGA
- a CDS encoding IPExxxVDY family protein: protein MKTQKILLDIDDEDEEITLGLVRLVKEIPAHELFFHLNSLNTFNFARISDFVYRGHYYDHHFPRFETFHCDSKICIHMIANKSCGYEQKRVPDELFTGEQESRFLLSNSPDVDYIIKTSEPFSDFSLILHPENLMFKIQDFRLSPFEELYQTIQYYE, encoded by the coding sequence TTGAAAACTCAAAAGATCCTGCTTGATATTGATGATGAAGACGAAGAAATCACCCTCGGCTTGGTACGCCTCGTGAAAGAAATTCCGGCACACGAACTTTTTTTTCACCTCAATTCTCTCAATACTTTTAATTTTGCCCGCATTAGTGATTTTGTATATCGCGGCCATTATTACGACCATCATTTCCCTCGGTTCGAAACCTTCCACTGCGATTCGAAAATATGCATTCACATGATTGCCAACAAATCCTGCGGTTATGAACAGAAACGCGTGCCTGATGAACTATTTACTGGCGAGCAAGAGAGCCGCTTTCTGTTGAGTAATTCGCCTGATGTGGATTATATCATCAAAACATCTGAGCCATTTAGCGATTTTTCCTTAATTTTGCATCCTGAAAATCTGATGTTTAAAATACAGGATTTTCGACTCAGCCCTTTCGAGGAGCTTTATCAAACCATTCAATATTATGAATAA
- the pyk gene encoding pyruvate kinase: protein MNKYLKKTKIIATLGPASSSKETMLQLIQAGTDVFRINFSHADYELVRKNVETIRQLNQEYGYSVGILGDLQGPKLRIGVVKEGSYLNPGDILTFTNEKIEGDSERVYMTYQQFPQDVKVGERILIDDGKLVLEVIETNNVDTVRARTIQGGPLSSKKGVNLPNTNVSLPALTEKDIEDANFMLDLELDWIALSFVRHAQDIIDLKKLIKNHPTNKYKTPIIAKIEKPEGVRNIEEILMECDGLMVARGDLGVEVPMEEVPAIQKNLVAIARKHSKPVIIATQMMETMINSLTPTRAEVNDVANSVLDGADAVMLSGETSVGKYPVDVVKNMAKIVKKIERTHFYQTKNSPIEREFNCVDERFITNRICLAAVRIAKSANVEAIVTLTYSGYTAFQISAHRPNSNIIVFSSNRRVLTMLNLLWGVRAFHYDMQKSTDETIIQVNMLAHTHGFVEQGDFVININATPAYEGGKTNTLRLTTI from the coding sequence ATGAATAAATATCTAAAAAAAACCAAAATCATCGCTACACTGGGCCCGGCTTCTTCCAGCAAAGAAACCATGCTGCAACTTATTCAAGCCGGTACCGATGTGTTCAGAATAAATTTCTCTCATGCGGATTATGAACTTGTAAGGAAAAATGTAGAGACCATCCGTCAGCTTAATCAGGAATATGGATATTCGGTAGGAATCTTGGGTGACCTGCAGGGGCCGAAACTCCGCATCGGCGTTGTAAAAGAAGGCTCTTATCTGAACCCGGGCGACATCCTTACCTTCACCAATGAAAAAATAGAGGGAGATTCTGAAAGAGTGTACATGACATATCAACAGTTTCCGCAGGATGTAAAAGTTGGTGAAAGAATCCTAATTGACGATGGTAAGCTGGTACTTGAAGTTATTGAGACCAACAATGTAGATACCGTACGTGCAAGAACCATCCAAGGAGGGCCATTAAGCTCTAAGAAAGGAGTGAACCTGCCAAATACCAACGTTTCGCTGCCCGCACTTACTGAAAAGGACATTGAGGATGCCAATTTCATGCTTGATCTTGAGCTTGACTGGATCGCGCTTTCCTTCGTGCGACACGCACAAGATATCATTGACCTCAAAAAACTGATAAAGAATCACCCGACCAACAAGTACAAAACTCCGATCATCGCGAAAATCGAAAAGCCAGAAGGCGTCCGCAACATCGAAGAGATATTGATGGAATGCGACGGCTTGATGGTTGCACGTGGTGACCTGGGTGTAGAAGTTCCGATGGAAGAAGTACCGGCGATACAGAAAAATCTGGTGGCTATCGCGAGAAAACATTCCAAACCTGTCATTATCGCTACCCAAATGATGGAAACCATGATCAATAGCCTTACACCAACCCGTGCAGAGGTTAACGACGTAGCCAACTCGGTACTGGATGGTGCTGATGCAGTGATGCTATCAGGTGAAACATCCGTGGGAAAATATCCGGTTGACGTGGTGAAAAACATGGCTAAAATCGTAAAGAAAATCGAGCGTACGCACTTTTATCAAACCAAAAATTCCCCGATTGAACGCGAATTCAACTGTGTTGACGAACGCTTCATTACCAATAGAATATGCCTTGCAGCGGTAAGAATCGCCAAATCTGCCAATGTGGAAGCTATTGTTACGCTGACATATTCAGGTTATACGGCTTTCCAGATTTCCGCTCACCGCCCGAACTCGAACATCATTGTATTCAGTTCAAACAGGCGGGTGCTTACGATGCTGAATTTACTTTGGGGCGTACGCGCTTTCCATTATGATATGCAGAAATCTACCGATGAAACGATTATTCAGGTAAATATGCTGGCACATACACACGGCTTTGTAGAACAGGGCGACTTCGTCATCAACATTAATGCAACACCGGCTTACGAAGGTGGCAAAACAAATACCCTACGCCTTACAACCATATAA
- a CDS encoding class I SAM-dependent methyltransferase, with protein sequence MDKRELRSSIFRHLDGIATAPVVAALHNKGILKEILNENTDLLAISSKFKANEGYLNVALRTLASQGFIDYQVHHLEDRITIKANRNTLFLLGLAPLYSKIIPFLQEATSDGFQQLEPESFNSAVQLFSEFKNSFGLSISDVPEERAIQQQVLKHLEGCLVGPIIVRLGMNGMFHKYFMETSFQAAEFHKDPENFEKVLDFLADLGWFTKHNGNFRFTESGLYFARRATSYGVTVSYLPMFNRIDDLLFGNPKQIRDTSENGDEIHVDRKMNVWGSGGAHTTYFKVVTDFIINIFNQPIHLQPTGILDMGCGNGAFIQHIFEIIERHTLRGKMLEDHPLFLVGADYNQAALSVTRANLINSDIWAKVIWGDIGDPDLLAKDLRENYEIDLGDLLNIRTFLDHNRIWKRPTNITTERTSTSTGAFAYRGERLANHLVEENLREHLELWLPYIHKNGLLVIELHTLKPEITAQNLGRTAATAYDATHGFSDQYIVEVEVFHKICGEVGLKVDKDLFKKFPDSELATVSINFLRA encoded by the coding sequence ATGGATAAAAGAGAGCTACGCAGTTCAATTTTCCGGCATTTGGATGGAATCGCCACCGCACCCGTTGTTGCAGCGCTTCACAACAAAGGAATATTAAAGGAAATTTTAAATGAAAACACTGATTTACTGGCAATCTCATCAAAATTCAAAGCGAATGAAGGCTATCTAAATGTAGCACTCCGTACTTTAGCATCACAAGGATTTATTGATTATCAGGTACATCATTTAGAAGACCGCATCACTATAAAAGCCAATCGAAACACCCTTTTTCTGCTGGGTCTCGCGCCGTTATACAGCAAGATCATCCCTTTTCTTCAGGAAGCTACCAGCGACGGCTTTCAACAACTGGAACCTGAATCCTTTAACTCCGCAGTACAACTTTTCAGTGAGTTTAAAAACAGTTTTGGCCTTTCAATCTCTGATGTTCCCGAAGAAAGAGCCATTCAACAGCAAGTACTTAAACATCTCGAAGGCTGCTTGGTAGGACCTATAATTGTAAGACTGGGCATGAACGGGATGTTCCATAAATATTTCATGGAAACCTCCTTCCAGGCAGCAGAATTCCATAAAGATCCCGAAAATTTTGAAAAAGTGCTGGATTTTTTAGCAGATCTTGGCTGGTTTACCAAACACAACGGAAATTTCAGGTTTACAGAAAGTGGGCTGTACTTTGCCCGTCGGGCAACATCGTATGGCGTTACCGTTTCTTACCTGCCCATGTTTAACCGAATAGATGATCTTTTATTTGGCAACCCCAAACAAATACGCGATACCAGTGAGAACGGGGACGAAATCCACGTTGACCGAAAAATGAATGTATGGGGAAGCGGCGGTGCACACACTACATATTTCAAGGTGGTTACCGACTTTATCATCAATATTTTCAATCAGCCGATACATCTTCAGCCAACGGGAATTTTAGATATGGGCTGCGGCAATGGCGCGTTCATCCAACATATTTTTGAGATAATCGAACGTCATACTTTACGTGGAAAGATGCTCGAAGATCATCCGCTGTTCTTGGTAGGCGCAGATTATAATCAGGCCGCACTCAGCGTTACGCGCGCCAACCTTATCAACAGCGATATTTGGGCAAAGGTCATCTGGGGCGATATTGGCGATCCGGATCTTTTGGCCAAAGATTTGCGCGAAAACTATGAAATTGATCTTGGTGATTTACTGAACATCAGAACTTTTTTAGATCATAATAGAATCTGGAAAAGACCAACTAACATCACGACTGAAAGAACATCTACCTCCACAGGCGCCTTTGCGTACCGTGGTGAGAGACTGGCCAATCATCTGGTAGAAGAAAACCTCCGCGAACATCTGGAGCTTTGGCTACCGTACATCCACAAAAACGGTTTATTGGTTATTGAGTTGCATACGCTAAAGCCAGAAATCACCGCACAGAATTTGGGCAGAACGGCCGCTACGGCCTACGATGCTACACATGGCTTTTCAGATCAGTATATTGTGGAGGTTGAAGTATTCCACAAAATTTGTGGTGAAGTGGGTTTAAAGGTAGATAAAGATTTATTTAAGAAGTTTCCAGATTCCGAACTTGCGACGGTTTCCATCAATTTTCTGAGGGCTTAA
- a CDS encoding PspC family transcriptional regulator → MFKNIRHTMEKQWFGVLTRMGTKLGIPVSKLRVFFIYSTFATAGIFFLIYLGLAFTLWVKDIFITRRPGVFDL, encoded by the coding sequence ATGTTTAAGAATATAAGACACACGATGGAGAAACAGTGGTTTGGCGTTCTCACACGAATGGGCACCAAATTGGGCATTCCAGTTTCTAAACTGCGCGTTTTCTTTATCTATTCTACATTTGCGACTGCCGGGATCTTCTTTTTAATTTACCTAGGACTCGCCTTTACATTGTGGGTTAAGGATATTTTTATCACGCGCCGGCCTGGTGTTTTTGATCTTTAG
- a CDS encoding GNAT family N-acetyltransferase has translation MMEYLRIPSFDDFRAQQIFKSYSDTFPVDERRSEAQFRALFQHPKVKVLSVLKDLDYIGYLIVWELTHFVFIEHFEIFSDFRSMKYGSEIIGDLFKQYSHIVLEAEPADLDDTAQRRILFYERNGFKVIDQNYVQPCYEVGKQPLNLWLMANWQPTNIEWIKEEIYDIVYC, from the coding sequence ATGATGGAGTATTTAAGAATCCCTAGTTTTGATGACTTCCGTGCGCAACAAATTTTTAAGTCTTATTCCGACACCTTTCCGGTGGATGAAAGACGCAGTGAGGCACAGTTTCGTGCGCTCTTCCAGCATCCTAAGGTAAAAGTGCTTTCGGTGCTTAAAGATTTAGATTATATTGGCTATCTAATCGTTTGGGAACTCACGCATTTCGTTTTCATAGAGCATTTTGAGATTTTCTCTGACTTCCGAAGCATGAAATACGGCTCTGAAATCATCGGTGACCTTTTTAAACAATATTCCCACATTGTTTTGGAAGCCGAGCCTGCCGACCTAGATGACACAGCACAACGGCGCATCTTATTTTATGAACGAAATGGGTTTAAGGTCATTGACCAAAACTATGTGCAACCCTGTTATGAAGTAGGCAAGCAACCACTCAACCTGTGGCTGATGGCGAACTGGCAGCCTACAAACATAGAATGGATAAAAGAAGAAATATACGACATCGTCTATTGTTAA
- a CDS encoding SIMPL domain-containing protein: MNRNIIAIAIAAAGFIIGLAFLANAIKNRNQSENTISVTGLGTKKFTSDLITWSGNFSRNSFELKSAYDELANDKKVIENYLISKGIPKNEIVFSAVDIQKQFNYSTDNMGRSQQSFAGYQLSQTVSIDSKDVAKIENLSRNITEIINLGIEFTSSPPNYFYTKLADVKQQMIADATKDAKQRAEKIAENAGSSLGNLKKATMGVTQITAPNSTEEYSYGGTFNTSSKDKEASITIKLEYQVD; this comes from the coding sequence ATGAACAGAAACATCATCGCCATCGCCATCGCCGCCGCAGGCTTTATTATTGGATTAGCTTTTCTCGCAAATGCCATTAAAAACAGAAATCAATCAGAAAACACCATTTCGGTGACGGGCTTGGGAACAAAGAAATTCACTTCAGATCTGATTACATGGAGCGGCAACTTTTCCCGCAACAGCTTTGAACTTAAATCTGCCTACGATGAACTGGCGAATGACAAAAAAGTTATCGAAAACTATTTAATTTCAAAAGGAATTCCGAAAAACGAAATCGTTTTTTCAGCGGTTGATATCCAGAAACAGTTCAATTATTCCACCGATAACATGGGCCGCAGCCAGCAGAGTTTTGCGGGTTACCAGCTTTCTCAGACTGTTTCAATCGATAGTAAAGATGTGGCAAAGATTGAAAACCTTTCCCGCAACATCACCGAAATCATCAACCTTGGTATTGAGTTTACCTCTTCACCGCCCAATTATTTCTACACAAAACTGGCAGATGTGAAGCAACAGATGATCGCTGATGCCACCAAAGATGCCAAACAGCGCGCCGAAAAAATCGCGGAAAATGCGGGAAGTTCACTCGGGAACCTCAAGAAAGCTACGATGGGTGTCACACAGATCACCGCTCCAAACTCTACCGAAGAATATTCGTATGGCGGGACCTTCAATACCTCATCTAAAGACAAAGAAGCGAGTATTACGATAAAGCTTGAATATCAGGTGGATTAG
- a CDS encoding carboxypeptidase regulatory-like domain-containing protein, protein MNILKHIRSVPKILGRYYFLIEKHLCILAEFQRSCDLPFYKKIIVMLMFHLAGFTCAQQMLYGRIADEDQNPLSAVLIINMKSGVRIASDDQGLFEIQGNKGDEIRFVREHFDRKSVFFDAAAQKYISLELSRSAVAIEEVKIDPVKLSGNLAKDSKNLSKVDKTEQLRREVGVPAPPEKPREKAADLKKDVLKPLLALRISPQAVYDVISGDARRMKAEYRYFNLQEDIAWIRAHVHDYYFSDLGIPAEDIIPFLQSSLHESPAAAEAVKQRNLAKLLFNIEQNADNFLQRKKLNGTR, encoded by the coding sequence ATGAATATATTAAAACACATCCGGTCGGTGCCTAAAATATTAGGTCGATATTATTTTTTAATCGAAAAGCATCTTTGCATTTTGGCGGAATTTCAGAGGAGTTGCGATTTACCTTTTTATAAAAAAATTATTGTTATGCTCATGTTTCATCTGGCTGGATTTACATGCGCTCAACAGATGCTTTATGGTCGTATTGCTGACGAAGACCAAAATCCATTAAGTGCAGTTTTGATAATTAACATGAAGAGCGGTGTTCGGATAGCTTCTGATGACCAGGGATTATTTGAAATTCAAGGCAACAAAGGCGATGAAATTCGCTTTGTCCGCGAACATTTTGACCGAAAATCCGTTTTCTTCGACGCGGCTGCACAAAAGTATATCAGCTTAGAACTTAGCCGCAGTGCCGTTGCTATCGAGGAAGTGAAAATCGATCCGGTCAAACTTTCCGGCAATCTTGCGAAAGATTCTAAAAATTTAAGTAAAGTTGATAAAACGGAACAACTCCGCCGGGAAGTCGGCGTTCCCGCACCACCTGAAAAGCCGCGCGAGAAAGCCGCTGACCTGAAAAAAGATGTACTGAAACCTTTGTTAGCTCTGCGAATCAGCCCACAGGCCGTTTACGATGTCATTAGCGGTGATGCGCGGCGCATGAAGGCAGAATACAGATATTTTAATCTTCAGGAAGATATTGCCTGGATTCGAGCGCACGTCCACGATTATTATTTTTCAGATTTAGGGATTCCCGCTGAAGATATTATTCCGTTTCTGCAAAGTTCTCTCCATGAAAGTCCCGCAGCAGCAGAGGCGGTGAAGCAGCGGAATTTAGCAAAATTGCTTTTTAATATAGAACAAAACGCAGACAATTTTTTGCAGCGAAAAAAACTAAACGGGACCCGTTAA
- a CDS encoding RrF2 family transcriptional regulator translates to MIFSHSCQYAIKSCIYLARKNGSKTDVVEIAAYINSPAHFTSKILQKLVKGNIISSVKGRSGGFYLNNEQYQNLTVKEICNIFETGNQIVMCILGLAECNSKKPCPVHEIGVEIKERIKQIYTLKISEVKDIGCIKFS, encoded by the coding sequence ATGATATTCTCTCATTCATGCCAGTATGCCATAAAATCGTGCATATACCTTGCCCGGAAAAACGGCAGTAAAACCGATGTTGTAGAAATTGCGGCATACATTAATTCGCCAGCACATTTCACATCGAAGATTTTACAAAAATTAGTAAAAGGAAACATTATTTCATCTGTTAAAGGAAGAAGCGGAGGTTTTTATTTGAATAATGAACAATATCAGAATCTTACAGTAAAAGAGATCTGCAACATATTTGAGACAGGAAACCAAATAGTGATGTGTATTTTAGGCCTTGCCGAATGTAACAGTAAAAAACCTTGTCCCGTACACGAGATAGGTGTCGAGATAAAAGAACGGATCAAGCAAATCTACACCTTAAAAATAAGCGAAGTCAAAGATATTGGCTGCATCAAATTTTCATAG
- a CDS encoding alginate export family protein: protein MIRKLVTTTALFLISANVNAQVDSLKMGMDFRTRAELDNGQKTLIPEGKSAETTIVSRARLNMDYYYQNLQLYLSIQDVRTWGENASAASKNQNFILNEAWAKYQFTPKAALKIGRQMLSYDDERLVGGMDWAMQGRSFDAVKGIFSLSKNSRLEAVVTYNNDDNDANDTPEHEIYDIADAGEKTKSLQLLHYQYQNSNKFQLSGIALNSVVQNTASGMHYDMLTLGLNVKKYFENFGVFGSAYYQTGKNTNAQSKSAYQFSLNADFIITQKFNAILGTEWLSGRDYDTQATENRSFSPFYGTNHKFNGHMDYFYVGNHFNSFGLNDYYLKMTTKFNPKSSLIVNLHAFTTNGKLANSQSSYLGTEADLAYVHKFNKMFVMNVGHSFMFGSSSMEVLKAVNVPKDIQTWSWVQLNFTPSFRVK from the coding sequence ATGATAAGAAAATTAGTGACTACTACCGCTCTGTTCTTGATTTCTGCAAATGTGAATGCACAAGTTGATAGTCTGAAAATGGGGATGGATTTCCGTACACGTGCAGAGTTGGACAACGGGCAAAAGACATTAATCCCAGAAGGCAAGTCTGCCGAAACCACCATAGTATCCAGAGCCAGATTGAATATGGATTATTATTACCAAAATCTGCAACTCTATCTCTCCATACAAGACGTTAGGACTTGGGGAGAAAATGCCTCCGCAGCAAGTAAAAACCAGAATTTTATCCTAAATGAAGCCTGGGCTAAGTATCAGTTTACGCCTAAAGCCGCCCTGAAGATCGGTCGACAGATGCTTTCTTATGATGATGAAAGATTAGTTGGCGGTATGGATTGGGCGATGCAAGGCAGGAGTTTCGATGCGGTGAAAGGGATTTTCAGTCTCAGTAAAAACTCAAGATTAGAAGCGGTAGTCACCTACAATAATGATGACAATGATGCCAATGATACTCCAGAACATGAAATTTATGATATTGCCGATGCTGGTGAAAAAACAAAATCATTACAGCTACTGCATTATCAATATCAAAACAGTAACAAGTTCCAGTTATCAGGTATCGCGCTTAATTCAGTAGTGCAGAACACAGCTTCTGGGATGCACTATGATATGCTTACATTAGGACTAAATGTGAAGAAATATTTTGAAAATTTCGGAGTTTTTGGATCAGCATATTATCAGACAGGGAAAAACACCAATGCACAAAGCAAGTCTGCTTATCAGTTCTCCCTTAACGCGGATTTCATCATCACTCAAAAATTCAATGCAATTTTGGGGACAGAGTGGCTTTCCGGGCGGGATTATGATACGCAGGCTACTGAAAACAGGTCGTTCAGTCCATTCTATGGGACCAACCATAAATTTAATGGACATATGGACTATTTTTATGTAGGAAACCATTTCAATTCATTTGGATTAAATGATTACTACCTGAAAATGACTACCAAATTTAACCCGAAATCTTCACTGATCGTAAACCTTCATGCATTCACCACCAACGGGAAATTGGCAAACAGCCAATCATCTTATTTAGGAACTGAGGCCGATCTCGCTTATGTTCATAAATTCAATAAAATGTTTGTGATGAATGTAGGACATTCGTTTATGTTCGGAAGCAGTTCCATGGAAGTCCTAAAGGCGGTAAATGTCCCTAAGGATATACAGACCTGGAGTTGGGTGCAACTCAACTTCACACCATCGTTCCGAGTAAAATAA
- a CDS encoding MFS transporter, translating into MSNTHWLTDYDPSNEEFWNKKGKKIAWKTLTITTTALIISFATWFLYSVVVIKLPQIGFQFTDDQLFWMAAMPGLAGGILRVVNTFLIPIYGTRKIISISSFIKIIPLVMLGFAVMNPETSFTYFMIIGFLLGIGGGDFSSYMPSTSLFFPKKEAGTALGIQAGIGNFGVSLVQLLSPLIIGLSIFSFMGGGQIVVETGKTIYLENIAFIYILPLLAVGIWAWFSLKSIPVKASFKEQLDIFKDRHTLYCTMTYIMTFGIFAGMSASFPLMIKNLYAPLDKGIDPLQFAFYGPLIGSASRIIFGKVADKTGGAILTHITGIALIILISTLILGGYLTPTSADQFQGFLIIVLMIFFFTGIGNAATFKQYPTIFSESPRKAAGVIGFTSAVAAFGPFVFNVLITQSRALTGDARLFFWFLVVGCVMAVAVNWYFYTRKGCERPS; encoded by the coding sequence ATGAGCAATACCCATTGGTTAACAGACTACGACCCATCCAACGAAGAATTTTGGAACAAGAAAGGTAAAAAAATAGCCTGGAAGACTTTAACTATTACCACCACCGCACTTATTATTTCCTTTGCCACCTGGTTTCTCTACAGCGTGGTGGTCATCAAACTTCCACAAATCGGTTTTCAATTTACCGACGATCAACTCTTCTGGATGGCCGCGATGCCAGGACTTGCGGGGGGGATTCTTAGAGTCGTAAATACCTTTCTGATACCCATCTATGGCACCCGAAAGATTATCTCTATCAGTTCTTTCATCAAAATCATCCCCTTGGTGATGCTAGGTTTCGCAGTGATGAATCCTGAGACTTCCTTTACCTATTTTATGATAATCGGGTTCTTACTCGGGATCGGAGGCGGAGATTTTTCTTCTTATATGCCTTCCACCTCCTTGTTTTTCCCGAAAAAAGAAGCCGGGACTGCACTCGGAATCCAAGCTGGTATAGGAAATTTTGGGGTAAGTTTAGTACAACTCCTGTCACCTTTGATTATAGGTTTAAGCATCTTTTCATTTATGGGAGGTGGACAAATCGTGGTAGAGACCGGTAAAACTATTTATCTCGAAAATATCGCATTCATTTATATTTTGCCACTATTGGCCGTTGGGATATGGGCATGGTTTTCACTGAAAAGTATTCCGGTAAAAGCTTCATTCAAGGAACAGTTGGATATTTTCAAAGATCGCCACACCCTTTATTGCACGATGACCTACATTATGACGTTTGGTATTTTCGCAGGTATGTCCGCATCATTTCCGTTGATGATCAAGAATCTATACGCACCATTAGATAAAGGTATCGATCCTTTACAGTTCGCATTCTACGGGCCGCTAATCGGTTCAGCCTCAAGGATTATCTTTGGGAAAGTTGCCGATAAAACAGGTGGCGCAATTCTTACACATATCACCGGTATCGCCTTAATAATCTTAATTTCCACATTAATCTTGGGAGGCTACCTAACACCAACGTCGGCGGATCAGTTTCAAGGGTTTTTAATAATCGTCTTAATGATTTTCTTCTTTACTGGTATCGGTAATGCAGCCACTTTTAAACAATACCCAACCATTTTTTCAGAATCTCCGAGAAAAGCGGCAGGTGTTATTGGGTTTACCTCTGCGGTTGCGGCATTTGGGCCATTTGTATTTAATGTATTGATTACTCAGTCCCGCGCACTTACTGGGGATGCAAGATTGTTCTTCTGGTTTCTGGTGGTAGGTTGCGTAATGGCAGTTGCGGTCAATTGGTATTTCTACACAAGAAAGGGCTGTGAAAGACCTTCTTAA